A single region of the Chitinophaga niabensis genome encodes:
- a CDS encoding acyltransferase family protein has translation MNQNQRFLSLDVFRGLTVAGMILVNNPGSWSYVLPPLAHAQWHGCTPTDLVFPFFLFAVGNAMSFAMKKFETMSNAAVLGKIFKRTALIFIIGILLSWFPFIKYDAEGSVVFKTIDKLRIFGVLQRIALCYGIAALLIHYLKPKGALIATSVILLLYWWIMWYYGGPDPYSLNDHIGLQIDKLIIGEDHMYKGEGVPFEPEGLLSTLPAIGNVVFGYLIGRFIQQRGKNSNMLYKLLAIGVTLVALGLLWGTVFPINKKIWTSSYTLYTVGIATIILTVLIYLIELKGWKRGTYFFEVFGKNPLFIYVMSGVLVRIYGLIKIGDQNFYGWLYTNVFQSTLGNYGGSVAFAIFHVLLFWLLGLWMDKKRIYIRV, from the coding sequence ATGAACCAAAATCAGCGTTTCCTATCCCTGGATGTCTTCCGCGGCCTCACCGTGGCCGGAATGATCCTGGTGAACAATCCCGGCAGCTGGAGTTACGTTTTACCACCTTTAGCCCACGCCCAATGGCATGGCTGTACGCCAACAGACCTCGTATTCCCTTTCTTCCTCTTCGCCGTAGGCAATGCCATGAGCTTTGCCATGAAGAAGTTTGAAACCATGAGCAACGCAGCCGTACTGGGCAAAATATTCAAACGCACCGCACTGATCTTTATAATAGGCATACTCCTCAGCTGGTTCCCCTTTATAAAATATGATGCTGAAGGAAGCGTAGTATTCAAAACAATAGACAAGCTCCGCATCTTCGGTGTACTGCAAAGAATAGCATTATGCTACGGCATCGCAGCACTATTGATCCATTACCTTAAACCCAAAGGCGCCCTGATAGCCACCAGCGTCATATTACTGCTCTATTGGTGGATCATGTGGTATTACGGAGGCCCGGACCCCTACAGCCTGAATGATCATATAGGATTACAAATAGATAAACTGATCATAGGCGAAGACCATATGTATAAAGGAGAAGGCGTACCATTTGAACCGGAAGGACTGCTAAGCACGCTCCCTGCAATAGGTAATGTGGTATTCGGTTACCTGATAGGCAGGTTCATCCAGCAAAGAGGTAAAAACTCCAACATGCTCTACAAGCTGTTAGCAATAGGAGTGACCCTGGTAGCACTTGGCCTGTTATGGGGCACCGTATTCCCCATCAACAAAAAGATCTGGACCAGCTCCTACACCCTTTACACCGTAGGCATCGCCACCATCATACTAACTGTGCTGATCTATTTAATAGAACTAAAAGGCTGGAAACGCGGCACCTACTTCTTCGAAGTCTTCGGCAAGAACCCATTGTTCATTTATGTAATGTCCGGCGTACTCGTAAGGATCTACGGCCTGATAAAGATCGGCGACCAGAATTTCTATGGCTGGCTCTACACCAACGTTTTCCAATCCACACTGGGAAATTATGGAGGCTCCGTAGCCTTCGCCATCTTCCATGTACTATTATTCTGGCTACTGGGATTATGGATGGACAAAAAGAGAATATACATCAGAGTATAA
- the gmd gene encoding GDP-mannose 4,6-dehydratase: MKALITGITGQDGAYLTEFLLKKGYEVHGIKRRASLFNTDRIDHLYQDPHEKNVNLTLHYGDLSDSTNLIRIIQEVQPDEIYNLGAMSHVQVSFETPEYTADVDGIGTLRILEAVRLLGLANKTKIYQASTSELYGLVQEVPQSEKTPFYPRSPYAVAKMYAFWITVNYREAYKMFACNGILFNHESPLRGETFVTRKITRGVAKIALGLQDKLFMGNLDAKRDWGHAKDYVEAMWLMLQQDQPQDYVIATGITNTVRDFISMSFAEVGIILEFKGTGIDEKGIVKSSKDPLYQLTPGQEVVAIDPRYFRPTEVELLIGDPSKAKKQLGWKPRYDLQTIVKEMVAADVELFRREKLLKDAGYKVLNQFE; this comes from the coding sequence ATGAAAGCATTAATTACTGGTATTACCGGGCAGGATGGTGCCTACTTAACGGAATTCTTACTAAAAAAAGGATATGAGGTGCATGGCATCAAACGCCGTGCCTCTCTTTTTAATACAGACAGGATCGACCACCTGTATCAGGATCCACACGAAAAAAATGTAAACCTGACCTTGCATTATGGAGACCTGTCTGACTCAACCAACCTGATCCGGATCATCCAGGAAGTACAGCCTGACGAGATTTACAATCTCGGCGCCATGAGCCATGTACAGGTTAGCTTTGAAACCCCGGAATATACTGCAGACGTTGATGGCATAGGTACTTTGCGTATCCTGGAAGCAGTTCGTTTACTGGGTCTCGCAAATAAAACAAAGATCTATCAGGCATCTACTTCTGAATTATACGGCCTGGTACAGGAAGTGCCCCAATCAGAAAAAACACCCTTCTACCCCCGCTCACCTTATGCAGTAGCCAAAATGTACGCTTTCTGGATAACCGTGAACTATAGGGAAGCATATAAAATGTTCGCCTGCAATGGCATTCTCTTCAATCATGAAAGTCCCCTCCGCGGAGAAACCTTTGTAACCCGCAAGATCACCCGCGGCGTAGCTAAGATCGCATTGGGCCTGCAGGATAAACTATTCATGGGAAACCTGGATGCAAAACGCGACTGGGGACACGCCAAAGATTATGTAGAAGCCATGTGGCTCATGCTGCAACAGGATCAGCCCCAGGATTATGTTATTGCCACCGGCATCACCAATACCGTTCGTGATTTTATCAGTATGAGCTTTGCAGAGGTCGGTATTATCCTCGAATTTAAGGGAACAGGGATAGATGAAAAAGGAATTGTGAAAAGCAGTAAAGACCCTTTATATCAATTAACGCCAGGGCAGGAAGTAGTAGCTATCGACCCCCGCTATTTCAGACCAACAGAAGTAGAACTCCTGATCGGAGATCCATCCAAAGCAAAAAAGCAACTCGGCTGGAAACCCAGGTACGATCTGCAAACCATTGTAAAAGAAATGGTGGCTGCTGATGTTGAACTCTTTCGACGTGAAAAACTGCTCAAAGATGCTGGTTACAAAGTGCTGAATCAATTTGAATAA
- a CDS encoding ABC-F family ATP-binding cassette domain-containing protein, with the protein MHYVTVEGLTKSYGITPLFENISFHIEEGDKIAMVALNGAGKSTLLRILSGKETYDDGKVWIHKGVTVVMLEQTHNFNLDKSIIENIFDHSHPILNAIKEYELLTDDDAEPDMDALTDAIAKMDDLNAWHFDAKVKQILGKLNIHHLDQPVGKLSGGQQKRVALAKVLIDIGFEHQHTLLIMDEPTNHLDVSMIEWLENYLDQEKVTLLLVTHDRYFLDNVCNEILELDNSILYTYKGDYANYLEKKAAREEMDKASTEKARNTYRKELEWMRKQPKARTTKSKSRQDAFYEVQERAAKRIEQQQLELNVKMTRLGGKILELKKVNKAYGDLQILKGFDYTFKKGERIGVVGKNGVGKSTFLNMLLGTEQADSGKINVGETVVFGNYNQSGLQIKEDMRIIEFVKNIAENFPLADGTKVSAAKFLELFLFPPEKQYTYVSKLSGGEKRRLHLLSILFRNPNFLVLDEPTNDLDLPTLNILEDFLQNYQGCIIIVSHDRYFMDKLVDHLFVFEGDGVVRDFPGNYSQYREWERDQEKIKSIEPPKPAAAAATPPPATTSATPAPARKLSFKEKHELETLDKEIAALEKEKAELDAKLADGNIPYGEIEKASLRIGEVIRLLDEKGMRWLELSE; encoded by the coding sequence ATGCATTATGTAACGGTGGAAGGGTTGACCAAATCTTACGGTATCACCCCCCTTTTTGAGAATATTTCTTTTCATATTGAAGAAGGTGATAAAATAGCCATGGTAGCCCTCAACGGCGCAGGCAAGTCTACGCTCCTCAGAATACTTTCCGGTAAAGAAACTTATGACGATGGTAAAGTATGGATCCACAAAGGCGTTACGGTAGTTATGCTGGAACAGACCCATAACTTCAACCTGGACAAATCCATCATCGAAAATATCTTTGATCACTCTCATCCCATCCTCAACGCCATCAAGGAATACGAACTCCTCACAGACGATGACGCAGAGCCGGATATGGACGCCCTCACAGATGCCATCGCCAAAATGGACGATCTCAACGCCTGGCATTTTGATGCCAAAGTGAAACAGATCCTCGGCAAACTGAACATCCACCACCTGGACCAGCCGGTAGGCAAGCTCTCCGGTGGCCAGCAAAAAAGGGTAGCCCTTGCGAAAGTGTTGATAGACATAGGTTTTGAACACCAACACACTCTCCTCATTATGGACGAGCCTACTAACCATCTGGATGTGAGCATGATAGAATGGCTGGAAAACTACCTCGATCAGGAAAAAGTGACCCTGCTCCTCGTTACGCACGACCGCTATTTCCTGGACAACGTTTGTAATGAGATCCTGGAACTGGACAATAGCATCCTCTATACTTACAAAGGAGATTACGCTAACTACCTGGAAAAGAAGGCCGCCAGGGAGGAAATGGATAAGGCCAGCACAGAAAAAGCCCGTAATACTTACCGCAAGGAGCTGGAATGGATGCGCAAGCAACCCAAAGCCCGCACCACCAAATCCAAATCCCGCCAGGACGCGTTCTATGAAGTACAGGAAAGGGCCGCCAAACGCATCGAACAGCAACAGCTGGAACTCAATGTAAAAATGACCCGCCTGGGCGGAAAAATATTGGAACTCAAGAAAGTGAACAAAGCCTACGGCGATCTCCAGATCCTCAAAGGTTTCGATTATACCTTCAAAAAAGGAGAACGTATTGGTGTGGTAGGAAAGAACGGCGTAGGTAAATCCACTTTCCTGAACATGTTATTAGGAACAGAACAAGCCGATTCCGGAAAGATCAATGTAGGAGAAACCGTTGTATTTGGAAACTACAACCAGTCCGGCCTCCAGATCAAAGAAGATATGCGGATCATTGAGTTCGTAAAGAACATCGCCGAAAACTTCCCCCTGGCAGACGGCACAAAAGTAAGCGCCGCCAAATTCCTGGAACTGTTCCTCTTCCCCCCGGAAAAACAATACACTTATGTATCTAAGTTAAGCGGAGGAGAAAAACGCCGCCTCCACTTACTCTCCATATTATTCCGCAATCCCAATTTCCTCGTACTGGATGAGCCCACGAATGACCTGGACCTCCCGACACTGAACATCCTGGAAGACTTCCTGCAAAACTACCAGGGCTGCATCATCATCGTGAGCCACGACCGTTACTTCATGGATAAACTCGTAGATCACCTCTTTGTATTTGAAGGAGATGGTGTGGTAAGGGACTTCCCCGGCAACTATTCCCAATACCGCGAATGGGAAAGGGACCAGGAAAAGATCAAAAGCATCGAACCACCCAAACCAGCTGCGGCAGCAGCAACACCGCCACCAGCAACAACATCCGCAACACCAGCACCCGCCCGTAAGCTCTCCTTCAAAGAAAAGCACGAGCTGGAAACCCTCGACAAAGAGATCGCCGCCCTCGAAAAAGAGAAAGCCGAACTGGACGCCAAACTCGCAGACGGCAACATCCCCTACGGCGAGATCGAAAAAGCCTCCCTGCGAATAGGAGAAGTGATCCGCCTGCTGGATGAAAAAGGTATGCGCTGGCTGGAATTGAGTGAGTAA
- a CDS encoding class I SAM-dependent methyltransferase: MDKVLYDKEVAKEFYEARFSNGYMDDWEIQKKQRIFKLLKELPLPSTGRLLDFGCGNGVFTDVLKQALPGWDVFGSDISEVAIKHATERYPDLTFYVSDDNKVSEHVKDGFDFIFSHHVLEHVYDIEKAVAEINSLLRPQAYMFLIFPCGNTGSLEHTVASLRTDGINKDMENVFFYEDPGHVRRLTSDQTASLFGKFGFKLTKEFYANQFHGAIKMISQMAPNYVLNFTNTATAKDAQAKNELQKIRRKLIFKNLIQLPANLFNIMKNKKHKTAKHYFILIVDAIPAIFSYPFYAYHNWKSEQEWLKNKEAKNGSEMYLFFKR, encoded by the coding sequence ATGGATAAAGTTTTATACGATAAAGAGGTCGCAAAAGAGTTCTATGAGGCTCGTTTTTCAAACGGCTATATGGATGATTGGGAAATCCAGAAGAAACAGCGGATCTTTAAATTACTGAAAGAACTACCACTTCCATCTACAGGCAGGCTGCTTGACTTCGGTTGTGGTAATGGTGTGTTCACAGATGTATTAAAACAGGCATTACCGGGCTGGGATGTGTTTGGAAGTGATATTAGTGAGGTAGCTATAAAACATGCAACAGAGCGGTACCCGGATCTGACATTCTATGTATCAGACGATAATAAAGTGAGCGAACATGTGAAAGATGGATTTGATTTTATCTTTTCTCATCATGTACTTGAACATGTTTATGATATCGAAAAGGCGGTAGCGGAAATAAATAGCCTGCTTCGCCCTCAGGCATATATGTTCCTGATATTCCCATGCGGGAATACCGGCAGCTTAGAACATACGGTGGCCAGTCTGAGAACAGATGGGATCAATAAGGATATGGAGAATGTGTTCTTCTATGAAGACCCTGGTCATGTAAGAAGATTAACTTCAGATCAAACCGCTTCTTTATTCGGGAAATTCGGATTTAAATTAACAAAGGAGTTTTACGCGAACCAATTTCATGGCGCTATAAAGATGATCTCACAAATGGCCCCGAACTATGTATTGAACTTTACAAACACAGCTACAGCGAAAGACGCACAGGCTAAAAATGAATTGCAGAAGATAAGAAGAAAGCTGATCTTTAAAAACCTGATCCAGCTGCCGGCGAACCTGTTCAATATCATGAAGAACAAAAAGCACAAAACAGCCAAGCACTATTTTATTCTTATAGTAGACGCTATACCAGCTATTTTTTCCTATCCTTTTTATGCATATCATAACTGGAAAAGTGAACAGGAATGGTTGAAGAACAAAGAGGCGAAGAATGGGAGTGAGATGTATTTATTCTTTAAACGATAG
- a CDS encoding class I SAM-dependent methyltransferase, whose translation MIDKGLNYGRQSIRTFLKTVSSPKTLLDLGAGSGNDLLIGKSIHPEATLTGVECYEPNIEKLNKLGIYTVKLNIEKDCLPFENESIDVVMANQILEHCKEIWWITHEVSRVLKVGGSFIVGVPNLASFHNRILLLFGRQPTCIQNNSAHVRGYTKKDFLNFLNGVQEDLYKLQGFKGSNFYPFPPLIAKTLSSILPTHSVGIFFHLVKNTPYKGKFLEYPIKKQLETNFFLG comes from the coding sequence ATGATTGACAAAGGATTAAACTACGGTCGTCAGAGTATCCGCACTTTTTTGAAGACCGTTTCCTCCCCCAAAACCCTTCTCGACCTGGGTGCAGGTTCAGGTAATGATCTGCTAATAGGCAAAAGTATCCACCCCGAAGCAACACTGACCGGTGTTGAGTGCTACGAACCTAATATTGAGAAACTGAATAAACTGGGTATATATACAGTAAAGCTGAACATTGAGAAGGATTGCCTCCCTTTTGAAAATGAAAGTATAGATGTTGTAATGGCCAACCAGATCCTGGAGCACTGCAAAGAAATATGGTGGATCACTCACGAGGTTTCCCGTGTGCTGAAAGTAGGTGGGTCTTTTATCGTTGGTGTTCCAAACCTAGCCTCTTTTCATAACAGGATATTATTGCTCTTCGGCCGGCAACCTACCTGCATCCAAAATAATTCCGCACACGTCAGAGGTTATACAAAGAAGGATTTTCTGAATTTTCTAAATGGCGTTCAGGAGGATCTCTATAAGCTGCAGGGCTTTAAAGGAAGTAACTTTTATCCTTTCCCACCTTTAATCGCAAAAACATTGTCTTCAATCCTGCCAACTCACAGCGTAGGGATCTTCTTCCACCTCGTGAAAAACACCCCTTATAAGGGAAAATTCCTTGAGTACCCCATCAAAAAGCAATTAGAAACAAATTTTTTCCTTGGGTAA
- the fcl gene encoding GDP-L-fucose synthase codes for MNKIMQANDKIYIAGHRGMVGSAIKRRLEKAGFTNFLTATSGELDLRDQAAVAALFEKEKPAYVFLAAAKVGGIMANNTYRAEFLYDNLMIQNNVIHHAYLNGVKKLLFLGSSCIYPKLAPQPLKEEYLLTGILEPTNEPYAIAKIAGIKLCDAYRSQYGCNFISVMPTNLYGPNDNYDLQKSHVLPALLRKFHDAHINKEPEVVVWGTGTPLREFLHADDMADACYFLMQEYNEQGFVNIGVGEDISIADLAKLIQDIVGYKGTLRFDTTKPDGTPRKLMDVSKLHQLGWKASIALKEGITQVYHNKFG; via the coding sequence TTGAATAAGATCATGCAGGCAAATGATAAAATATATATTGCAGGCCACCGTGGCATGGTAGGCTCTGCTATTAAAAGAAGGCTCGAAAAAGCCGGCTTCACTAATTTCCTTACCGCTACTTCCGGGGAACTAGACCTGAGGGACCAGGCTGCTGTAGCCGCACTCTTTGAAAAAGAAAAACCGGCTTACGTTTTCCTCGCCGCCGCAAAAGTGGGTGGAATAATGGCTAACAATACATACCGCGCAGAGTTCCTGTATGATAATCTCATGATCCAGAACAATGTGATCCATCACGCTTACCTGAACGGTGTTAAAAAATTATTGTTCCTCGGATCTTCCTGCATTTACCCTAAACTGGCACCTCAGCCGTTAAAAGAAGAATACCTGCTTACCGGTATACTCGAACCAACTAATGAGCCATACGCCATTGCAAAAATTGCCGGCATCAAACTCTGTGACGCATACCGCTCACAGTATGGCTGCAATTTTATTTCTGTAATGCCCACTAACCTATATGGCCCCAATGATAATTATGACCTGCAAAAATCTCATGTTCTCCCTGCATTGCTACGCAAATTTCATGACGCACACATTAATAAAGAACCGGAAGTTGTAGTCTGGGGTACGGGTACTCCTCTCCGTGAATTCCTGCATGCGGATGATATGGCAGACGCCTGCTACTTTTTAATGCAGGAATATAATGAGCAGGGATTTGTAAACATCGGTGTGGGAGAAGATATCAGCATCGCAGACCTTGCAAAGCTCATCCAGGATATTGTTGGATACAAAGGAACATTAAGATTTGATACCACTAAACCGGATGGCACCCCCAGAAAACTAATGGATGTTAGCAAATTACACCAGTTAGGATGGAAAGCCAGTATTGCATTAAAAGAAGGTATTACACAAGTTTATCATAACAAATTCGGATAA
- a CDS encoding sugar transferase — MYNFLKRLFDIISSLLAIIILLPIFIPICIILKFSGEGEILYLQKRIGYKNRYFYIWKFATMLKNSPNIGTGSITLRNDPRVTKIGKFLRITKINELPQLMNVLLGDMSVVGPRPLVDRTFNAYPEHFQKIVYNSKPGITGIGSVYFRDEEKMISQSSMDPHAFYETVIAPYKGALEEWYQHNKSLWTDFKIIFLTIWVIIFPQSDLSNKIFKDLPTSNLIKA; from the coding sequence ATGTACAATTTTCTAAAAAGACTCTTCGATATCATTTCCTCCCTTCTGGCAATCATCATCCTATTGCCCATCTTTATCCCTATTTGTATTATCCTCAAGTTCTCCGGAGAAGGAGAGATCCTCTACTTACAAAAAAGGATCGGTTACAAAAACAGGTACTTCTATATCTGGAAGTTTGCAACAATGCTGAAGAACAGTCCCAATATCGGAACAGGTTCCATTACGCTCAGAAATGATCCGCGTGTAACAAAGATCGGGAAGTTCCTCCGGATCACTAAGATCAACGAGCTTCCACAACTGATGAATGTGCTTTTGGGAGATATGAGCGTAGTGGGTCCCCGCCCTCTGGTAGACCGTACATTTAATGCTTATCCGGAACATTTCCAAAAGATCGTTTACAATTCAAAACCTGGTATTACCGGCATAGGTTCCGTATATTTTCGGGACGAAGAAAAGATGATCTCTCAATCTTCCATGGACCCGCATGCTTTTTATGAAACGGTTATTGCGCCATATAAAGGAGCACTGGAAGAATGGTATCAGCACAATAAAAGTTTATGGACAGATTTTAAGATCATATTCCTTACCATCTGGGTCATTATTTTCCCACAAAGTGATCTTTCTAATAAAATCTTTAAGGACCTTCCAACCAGTAATTTAATTAAGGCTTAA
- a CDS encoding DUF4838 domain-containing protein, whose amino-acid sequence MSFGKLFNHRLLLVYFISSLLFVTSCKGSNEIVLTEKNKSSYKIVLPASASSDETNAAKVLQKYLQQISGCLIPIVSDEVPAIAEEILIGNSKRLKSLNAGISFSQFQEDGFLIRTINKRIVLAGGYHKGSTYAVYTFLEDYLGCRKFTPTETVIPKSSRIVISAIKQRLEIPIVRFRLVNFYEDENEWYDWAKLTKVDTKDDEWGRWVYEFDKLLPPQTYFGSHPEYFAYRRKEKKRVPDQLCMTEPAVQKLVIDKMNTIFKEYPKAKYWTICQNENLNYCECDKCLPLIQAQGSPQGSLLQFINKIASAFPKKVIATHAYQFSLEPPRSLKPASNVIIIISSITANRGKSIKTDTDAGTVTFRNALEGWQKLTKNIYIWDYIVQFTNFFAPFPNLHTLQPNIQYMTQKGAIGFFEQATGYVPGDFSELKSYLVSKVLWNPQCDVAKLRKEFLQHYYGAAWTKIDQYLNTIEENSLKSNTRLDLFGDMKAAAVTYLAPDKLQAYQQLFDEAEGLVRQQPGMLKNVQKARLPVLYAVLKTEQQRKSQARSLSSNTAQSSTESAYQKFVNICKENNIELLSVTGGDYRLQTFEKEWKANR is encoded by the coding sequence ATGTCTTTTGGAAAACTATTTAACCACCGGTTATTACTGGTGTACTTCATTAGTTCACTTTTATTTGTAACCTCCTGCAAAGGAAGTAACGAAATTGTATTAACGGAGAAGAACAAGTCTTCCTATAAGATCGTGCTGCCTGCTTCAGCTAGCAGCGATGAAACAAACGCAGCAAAAGTACTTCAGAAATACCTGCAGCAGATTTCAGGATGCCTTATTCCGATCGTAAGTGATGAAGTTCCTGCCATTGCGGAGGAGATATTGATCGGGAATTCAAAAAGATTGAAATCGCTCAATGCGGGCATTTCATTCTCACAATTCCAGGAAGACGGATTCCTGATCAGGACCATCAACAAGCGAATCGTCCTGGCAGGTGGATATCATAAGGGGAGTACTTATGCAGTATACACATTTCTTGAAGACTACCTTGGCTGCAGGAAATTTACACCTACTGAAACAGTGATACCGAAGTCCTCCCGCATTGTGATCTCCGCCATTAAACAACGGCTGGAAATACCCATCGTGCGGTTCCGCCTTGTGAATTTTTATGAAGATGAGAATGAGTGGTATGACTGGGCTAAGTTAACCAAAGTAGATACTAAAGATGATGAATGGGGCAGATGGGTCTATGAGTTTGATAAACTGCTTCCTCCGCAAACATATTTTGGTAGTCACCCGGAATATTTTGCATACAGAAGAAAAGAAAAGAAAAGAGTGCCGGACCAGCTGTGCATGACAGAACCTGCAGTGCAGAAGCTGGTGATCGATAAGATGAATACGATCTTTAAGGAGTACCCCAAAGCCAAATACTGGACCATTTGCCAAAATGAGAACCTGAACTATTGCGAGTGCGATAAATGCCTGCCATTAATCCAGGCGCAGGGAAGCCCGCAGGGTTCATTATTACAGTTTATCAATAAAATAGCATCCGCTTTCCCTAAAAAAGTGATTGCAACACATGCGTATCAATTTTCCCTTGAGCCTCCCCGGAGCTTAAAACCGGCGTCCAATGTAATTATCATTATCAGTTCCATAACAGCTAACCGGGGGAAATCTATCAAAACAGACACGGATGCAGGTACAGTAACATTCAGGAATGCATTGGAGGGCTGGCAAAAACTCACGAAGAATATCTATATCTGGGATTACATTGTACAGTTCACTAATTTTTTTGCTCCTTTCCCGAATCTTCACACCTTACAGCCTAACATTCAATATATGACCCAGAAAGGGGCCATTGGTTTCTTTGAGCAGGCAACGGGGTATGTTCCGGGAGATTTTTCCGAGTTAAAATCATACCTGGTCAGTAAGGTTCTCTGGAACCCGCAATGCGATGTTGCGAAACTCCGGAAGGAATTTCTGCAGCATTATTACGGAGCGGCATGGACCAAAATAGACCAGTATTTGAACACTATCGAGGAGAATAGTTTAAAAAGCAATACCAGGCTAGACTTGTTCGGGGATATGAAAGCGGCGGCTGTTACCTATCTTGCACCGGATAAGCTCCAGGCCTATCAGCAGCTTTTTGATGAAGCAGAAGGCCTGGTACGTCAGCAGCCTGGTATGCTGAAGAATGTGCAGAAAGCAAGATTGCCTGTATTATATGCTGTCCTTAAAACAGAACAACAGCGTAAATCACAAGCCCGGAGCCTCAGTAGTAATACGGCACAATCCTCAACGGAATCCGCATACCAGAAATTTGTAAATATCTGTAAGGAGAATAATATTGAATTACTTTCCGTAACCGGTGGCGATTACAGGTTGCAAACATTTGAAAAGGAGTGGAAAGCTAATAGATGA
- a CDS encoding RtcB family protein, with the protein MAKLKLTGKELRKIGYPEGPVISVAITVMEQHYKHHSSADALALLSNILQDPAAFSSDEQLSKIAEKLIVPVSEEIALLPAPMHYAVYGSEFIEDGAIRQMDYAMRLPVTAAGALMPDAHQGYGLPIGGVLAVRGAVIPYGVGVDIGCRMCLSILDIPSAELEKKAAVFKRELIDGTVFGAGGAWKTMLEDEVLEDPAFSEIGLLRHLHAKAVAQLSTSGSGNHFVEWGLVDVTDLPGVSPGRYLGLLSHSGSRGLGAQIAGYYTKLAQEICSLPREVQHLAWLDLSSEEGQEYWTAMNLAGDYASACHHQIHKRLIKAVGGSLLARVENHHNFAWKEIHNGEELIVHRKGATPAGSGVLGVIPGSMTAPGFIVRGRGEPGSLDSASHGAGRQMSRSKATQSFTASGLAKLLSEHKVKLIGGGLDEAPGAYKDINAVMNAQDSLVDVVGKFYPKIVRMADGSGPRED; encoded by the coding sequence ATGGCTAAGTTAAAATTAACTGGAAAAGAGCTACGTAAAATAGGATACCCGGAAGGGCCGGTGATCAGTGTTGCGATCACTGTAATGGAACAACATTATAAACATCATTCATCTGCTGATGCATTGGCATTGCTTTCAAATATCCTGCAAGACCCGGCTGCATTCAGTTCTGATGAACAGCTTTCTAAAATTGCTGAGAAGTTGATAGTGCCCGTTTCTGAGGAGATTGCACTTTTGCCAGCACCGATGCACTATGCGGTGTATGGAAGCGAGTTCATTGAAGATGGTGCGATCCGCCAGATGGATTATGCCATGCGGCTGCCGGTTACAGCAGCCGGGGCTTTGATGCCGGATGCGCATCAGGGTTATGGATTACCGATCGGCGGTGTGCTGGCTGTACGAGGGGCTGTGATACCTTATGGGGTTGGAGTGGATATCGGATGCCGGATGTGTTTGAGTATCCTGGATATTCCATCCGCTGAATTGGAAAAGAAAGCTGCTGTGTTTAAAAGGGAGTTAATAGATGGAACGGTGTTCGGTGCGGGCGGTGCCTGGAAAACTATGCTGGAAGATGAGGTGTTGGAGGACCCGGCGTTTTCTGAGATCGGGTTGTTGCGGCATTTGCATGCGAAGGCGGTGGCGCAGCTAAGTACTTCCGGTTCCGGTAACCACTTTGTGGAATGGGGGCTTGTTGACGTTACTGATCTTCCTGGTGTTTCACCTGGACGATATCTGGGCTTGTTGTCCCACTCCGGTTCCCGCGGGCTTGGGGCACAGATTGCCGGGTATTATACCAAGCTGGCACAGGAGATCTGTTCTTTGCCGCGGGAGGTGCAGCACCTGGCGTGGCTGGATTTGTCTTCCGAGGAAGGGCAGGAATACTGGACGGCCATGAACCTTGCAGGGGATTATGCTTCCGCCTGTCATCATCAGATCCATAAACGTTTGATCAAAGCGGTTGGGGGTTCCCTGCTTGCACGGGTGGAGAACCATCACAACTTTGCGTGGAAGGAAATTCATAACGGCGAAGAGTTGATTGTGCATCGGAAAGGAGCTACGCCTGCGGGTTCCGGGGTGCTGGGAGTTATTCCGGGATCCATGACTGCGCCTGGATTTATTGTCCGGGGGCGTGGGGAGCCTGGTTCTCTTGACTCTGCTTCTCATGGAGCGGGGCGGCAGATGAGCCGGTCTAAGGCTACGCAGTCTTTTACTGCTTCCGGGTTAGCCAAGTTGCTGTCTGAGCATAAGGTGAAATTGATTGGTGGAGGATTGGATGAGGCGCCTGGGGCTTATAAGGATATTAATGCTGTGATGAATGCGCAGGATTCGCTTGTGGATGTGGTGGGGAAGTTTTATCCCAAGATCGTGCGGATGGCGGATGGTTCCGGACCCCGGGAGGATTGA